The sequence below is a genomic window from Phoenix dactylifera cultivar Barhee BC4 chromosome 8, palm_55x_up_171113_PBpolish2nd_filt_p, whole genome shotgun sequence.
TGCTTTACGAGGAGAGTAAGAAATTAGTAGCGATGCGGACCTTGGtctcttcttttgtttccttCTGAACTCAAAAAAAGGGTTAGGGGGATGCCTTAAAAGATGCGAAGAGAAGGGCAAAAAGCGAAAGGAGGGGACTCTCATCACATGGACGAGTTGGCTGAGTGCTTGGCTTCACTCGGCTGAGCCTCCGACTTCCCCCCATTCTGATGTTGTTTAATGTTAGTGGATCAGTTACCTGTCGCCTCTTCAAAATATCACTTCCCTAAATTTGTTTACATTTCTTTTttgtataaaataaatataaagcaCTAGGCTATATATCCAGCATTCCCAAAATCCTATCCTCATCTTCTTGGACTTTACAAGGCACCAATGTGACACCAATACATGGATCGAGATATTTTAACATCTTACTTTTcctattttgatatttttgttcTAATAAACAAATATTAAAACTAGTACTTCAAAATACATACATCAAGTTTTTGCTATATCGGATAAGCTATCAAAGTCGCACTTCCTATATATTTATGGATCGAGATTTTGCAGTATCTTGATTTGTTTCTCAAAAGTTAccctaccttttttttttcttgggcaATAACCTAgtaagatgctgaaaaattcatTTTCAGCTAATTGTGTGGATGGTGAAGTCATTGGGGGTTGGTATCACTAATCTCAATTTACATCCTACTCCTATCGCATTTTCAGCTGACTTCTCTCCAGGCGTGATTTTAGAAACAAAAAATTTCATGAGCAAATGCTTCGAGCATTTTACTAGAGAACCTTAAGAAGAAAACCATATGCAGATAATcacgaaagaaaataaaatagttcgtaaggaaagaaaagaagatagtTTCGTCAATCGGCATGATTTCGATTTGCATGCTTTCTAAGAAAGGCATTTGACACATATGAGGATTCCCCAACTTATCATTTGAAGGATCTAAATAGATGATCACATACCCTAGGGAGAGGATAACACAGTCGAACGTAAACCTAAGTCTTGTcggtaatttatttataaatttaagcATGCGCCGTATATACGTGTACAATGTATAGAATTATATTATTTTCGTATAAGTTGGATGGCTAGGGTTAGCTCCAATTCTCAAGATTTgcaaaggtgcgggaactccaAGGTGCTTGTCTCCCCATGGTTAGCCTCTAACTCTGATGGGGGCAAACTTTAGTGGGCATGGACATGCCAAAGTTAGAACATTTGAGTACAACATAGTGGAAATGTACGGTTTGGTTTGGGTTGATCAATATTAGTCCTAAGTTAACCCACTTGTATCCTTATAATTTCTCTCCTTCTCCTAACTTTCACATCCTTTGGTCATGATATTATGCATATCAGTTTCTTTTTACCTTGTAACCTCTCAGATCGTTAGATAATGGATTTTTTACGCCATAACCGCTATTAACCCTTTGCAATGGTAACTACAAAACAAAAGGAGGAAACAGTGTGCATGGCTATTGACAATGACATGGTTTTCTTTGTGCAAAAGGCCAGAGAACACTCTTTCCAGTCTCAACTGTTGTACTACTAACTTCttcaccaaaagaaaagaaaagaaaaagaaaaaaaagaagccaaaAACACATAGTGCTGCTTCATtgcaaagattgagagagaaagCATCTCCAAAGACTTTCGGATAAATGAATAAGGACTCGCCACTATTATATATCACTATGCTACTTTTCTCTACCTAACTCGcaaagatttagctttttaaaggTGAATCCCTCATTGGGCCAACGCATTCCTTTCTTTGTAGGAAAGCTGTCGTTTGATTCCCCTAGGCCTATGGTATGGGTGCACTTAAATTTATTAAGTTCGCAAGCATGCGTCCTTCTGCTACGTCCTGGCATCTGCATAATAACAAGCAAGttagaagaaaaaagaatgctCTCAGCTTTTATGATCTTTCTCTTTTTAATGGGCATCATTACACGGACGAGATGCTCTTTTTCCCTTTTACatgtggggagttgttgctctCACAAGCACAGAAAATATTCCATTAAATGTTGGGAGTCTTTCCATTTCGCATTCCTAATTAGACCTGCTAATCAATTGGATTATATCTACAATAAAAACGTCAAAAAAAGCCAGGTGTGTTGCAACGTAACCtgattttttttgggaaaagaATGCCATTCGACATGGGCCATAGCTGCAGGCCAGAGTAGTTATGCTTGAGGATGACTCGGCAATGATGATCGATTGCGTCCAGAAATGTACATGCAGTGTGTGGGTGTCACCCCCTACTTCGAGATATTCAGGCCATAGTTAGTGGTGGCGTAATTGTCCAGACTAAAGATGTATATAGAAAGGCTAACGGGGTTACGGACTGAGTGGCCTCATATGTGTCCAATCACTCTAGAGATGCTTTATGGGTCGGAAAGAGGAAGCTGTCTAGAGCGCTTCGGAAAGTattgtattttgatctttttgGATGTGTCTGTACTAGAGTTGTATGATGAAATTCtcatagttcatgcttaatGAAATGGCCTCTTGGACTCCTAACAACACATATTAGCAGATATTATACTATGAGCCTCCATTTCATCAGTTATAATTTGCTCATGGATcccatttttaaataaatatcatcaaaaactggttttaattttatatatatatatatatatatatatatatattagtgaTGATCGAAAGTCAAAAGATACAGTGACAAGCACTCTCTAATTAAAACCACTAGCACGCACCGAAACGCATgcctaatattataatataattcgTACATTCACATGGGAGTAACTTAAAGGCAAGTATTAATTATAGCACCATTAACTTAACTAGATTAATAGTTACCTTAACCACAAAACCACGTCGACCTGTGTTTAGCCGAGCTTAGCCGGACCAAGCCGTACAAAGCTCTCAATATGTCATGTGAAACTTGTGGGGGATCTTCTGGGGACGTCAAGTGGTTTTAAATATCCATCACTCCTTTCAACCCCACACCCCTCTATCCCCACTGCTCCCACTGCttctcttccttccttccttccttccttccgccctcctcccctcccctcctctaCCCTCTCTTCTCCTCAAGATGCTCCCAAGAAAAAAGGGCATCTTCCACCTAGGGGAGGAGGGTGGTGAGGCTGGTAGAACTGGAGCAGGCGCCATTAGAGGGATCAAGAACTTGACACAAGCATCTGAAGGCCTCGTAGGGCTTCGGATCCTGATACAGCACCCCGGGCAAGGATCGAACATTGTTATCAAGTCTACGTTGAAGTCATGGAGGCCAACACCAAGGGCTCGCCAACTTCCCAAGAGTTATCAGGAGTTAGGCTTCCTAAAGGCATGCTTCCTGTGCAAGAGGGAGCTCAGCCCTCAAAAGGATGTTTACATGTATAGGTATACTCTTACCAGTTCCAATCTCGTTTATCTTTAGATGATTGGATTAAAGAAGTAAGGTCCTCACTGGTTAACATAATTTCGATCCTCCTTTCCAGGTTTTAGTTAAAAAAGTTCCCGTATAAATATATTAGGTATGTGTTTCAGTCATATATatatcaaaggaaaaaaaaaaaaagtgttacCTTGCACTAGGGATTAGGTTTTAGATTATAGAATGAAGTTAGAACGACTTATATAGCTGTTTATTTTGTCCAAATTGAAAATTCTCTTAAGATTGTTACATGATTTTTATTACCCTAATAAATTGGCAaactattttctttaatttccgGACATGATAGCTGAtgctgtttttttcttttctttctttctttttttttttcttttcttgcttgacCTCTCCCATGATTTCTTtatgtattcatatttcattttaaaatatttattaaattttaaaaccattcaGTATTTTCCTATTAAAAttacttttgtttcttttatgtCAGCATGTTTTAGTAAATATATCTTTCAGAAGTGTTTGCACTTCATGCATATATTTCAAGCTCTTcctgcctcctcttcctcctcttttttttcccctataactcctttcatctttaatgaaaagtGTCACCgttttattaagaaaatatttaaGGATACTTGGCCATAAGATATGACAAGATACATCTCTTCTTGGTGGTGCTAtgtgtttattttatttgtgaTGTTAATGCAGGGGTGACCAGGGATTTTGTAGCGAGGAATGCCGTTGCCGGCAAATTTTGTTAGATGAAAGAAGAGAGTTTGAAGCATCTACAAGAGAGCGGCATGGGGtgtctcatcatcatcatgccGGCTCCAAGGTTCGGGAATCCGATCGCCACCGGAGGATCTCGGCCGCAGCCTAGACAGCCTTATGACGAAGAAGCTTCAACCATAATATCATGTAGTTTAATTTTGCTCCTTTTTGCATGTTTTTAATGAGAAAAAAGGCTCTATGTTCAGCAAGTGTATTATAAGATATAAGTTGGAATGTTATATAATAAAAGAGGCTGATCTTGGTCCTTGAAGTTTTGTTTCTTGTCAATCTTTCTGGAGAGTTTCTGGGTTTTAAAGCTACTTTTGAGTGCGctaatttaaaaaaagaaaaagaaaggaaagaaaatttctTGCATATAAAGCTTTAAAGCATCCTTAGATCTGTAATGACCTTCTTATGTTTTTATCATGATATTTACTATAGGCCTAAGAAGAGAGATTTTTGAGGGTGAAAAAGATCTAACCAGTTAGCataatttttgagagagattttataattttttttattactatGATTTtggtatattatttttttattagcaagATCTTCTTAGagtaattttagaaatcaaatAACAACTTATAACAGTCGGTAATATTTTCCACTGTTAGTATGATCTtatatcagcctatattattttttttatatggagTATATACATGAGGGTATATAACCCTCGAAAAGTATCGAATGCGACAGAACAAAGAAATAAGATCATTTTTcgctctttcttttttgtttgtttttcgtTTCTTCTACATTTgtcatttttatatatttttctgtGCATGTCATTATATCGATCTTGCTGAGATAGAATTAGGAGTAAAGTGGTCATGAAAAATGTGAGCAACCATATATTATAGGGGATCCTTCTGACAAAATTACTACAGTAGATTACCGGTTCTTTGGTCTCTGGGGCACTGAGCTAAATTGCTATCTGCTGttataatttatttcttttgtgTCCAACGTCAAAAATTTAAGATACCTTTTTGAGTTTATCGAGTTTTGGTGGATTGTAGGAAATCcactgtttttgatgatacataATACAGCCCACACTCCAATTAATAATGGGATTAATCATCCCCTAGGAATGGGACAATTGGACCCAATCCATTAATAACATCAATGACTAATATATGCCTAAATGTGGCTTCCCTCTCTTGTCTAGATGAATTTTACATAATATGTAGAACCAAGCTAGAAGCTGATGGAATTAGTCTCCATGAGACTTGAGCACAATTAACCATTCATATGTTCCCATGCCGAATTCTATTGTGCTATTGCAATGAGGAATTGCTCATGCGTGTGCAACATTCTAATGATTATATGTAGACTTAGCATCTTaatatgactatcatacaacgtCTGTAGCAAAATCATGGTTTGAATTAGATAGTATCATATGCAGTGGATATACTTCTAAATGCCATATCTGTTGGAAAGAGAAAACAAAAAGCTACCACCTAGCCCGAATCTAATCACATGAATGGAAACTTGGCCGGTGGTAACATCTTATTGGTTAGCAACCAAAAATTTCGAATCAATTCCTATTAAATGCATTCTCAAGAATTTGGATCTAAATAAATTGTAACAATTTTTCTAGAATCTTGAAAAAGTAGCTTGATGCGGCCACTAACATCTTCATCTTTACTGATTGATGGTACGCCCTTGGCATCTCATCTCTAAGTTGTTAGCATGCAGGATGAGATCAAATTTTTAGTTGCATCTAAAAAAAGCTAGATTTCATGTTTGTCCATTATAAGTATTTCATGCTAGTTTTAGACAATTTAGGCCTATAACTGATGAGGCAGCATTAAAATCAGGATCATGGTAATCTTGATCCCTACCAAGTCTACCGTGGTCCATCGTGCATATACTCCCATCATGTGGAGGACCACCACCGGACGAGCATTGATGGACCTTGTCCTGTTCATCGGATAGCTCGCATGGGACAAAAAGTGGCCCATAACAAGGAAAACACGCGTGCGGCCTACAACTTCGCACGTGTGCGGCTCCATCATAGACCAGCGTGAGACCCACGTGACGCGTTTAACCAATTGCTCGGTGGGGCAAGTGCCAAATTGGCACGCGTCTGGGAGAGGCAACCACTTGGTTGACACGTGTGGCACGGATGTCGGAGCAGGCGGCAGACATGGGAGCAGGGAAAGGGGCGCGGACAACGAGGCCAGCGACCGGGAGCCAAAAAAAGGCTGTTTCGAATGATCCCGTGGTGTCAtgtctgaaaaatataaacaatgGTTGATACaacgaatatatatatatatatatatatatatatatatatatatatatatatatatatatatatatatatatatatatatatatatattatacaatGACGCCTCGTACAACACGTGCACGAATAGAACTAATAAAATTGGAAAAATATCGATGAAAAAAATAAGCAGCATCCGCTTGATTCTTTTATAGAAAATTGTGAGAGTGATTAACTACAAAAAAGGCTACCTAGTCAACCGCATTATTCGCAATCTTATAAATATGAATGGCTCGAAAGGAGCTGCAGCCTCTCGTTAGTCTTCAGATATTGTAGACTGCTTGTCTGTCTTGCTGTATCGATCTTGAATTAATTTGATCATCGTAGCCGAGTCTCCTTAGAGATGAATACAAATCCTCATACAATATGTGCACAAGTGCGAccaataaaattgaaaaaaaaatacggATGAAAAGAATAAGCAGCATCTGCTTGATTCTTTTATAGAAAATCACTAGAGTGATTAACCATAAAGAAGGCCACCTAGTCAGCCGCACTGTTCGTAACCTGATAAACATGGATAGCTTGGAAGGAGCTACAACCTTTCGCTAGTCATTAGATGTTGTGGAGCAATGACTGCCTGTCCGTCTTGCTGTGCCGATTTTGAATTAATTTAATTATCATAGCCGAGTCTTCTACAAGATGAATGCTAAGGATGGAGGTTGTCCCTCAAAAGTTGACGCCAAGACGACACTGGGAACCAAATAACTTTGCAAATGGATTTAAGGCTTATTCCAAGCCTCACACCTATTTTATGCCCGAACTAAATGCAACCTAAGCCTGTATTGGGACTACAAATAGTTAATAAGAGAGAAATCTATTAAATTATTGGTAACCACCCACCATCAAATAACCATTTTGAAAGTTAGTGGCACAAGATGTGGGAAAATAAAGtaaaacacacacacaaaaaaaaaaacaaggtaGAGAAGAGAGACAAGGAGGTCGTTTTATTTGATGTGAGAGGCTGAAACATAGTTAAACTGGATTAGACTGCTTTTTGGTGAGTTGgccgtagagagagagagagagagagagagagagagagtcttaGTTTAAGTCATAATGCTAAGCAGGACACGACCAGCATCCAAAGATTCCAaacgggccgggctcgggccaggtAACATCTCCATAGGCTTCGATATTATTTTAAGTCGATTGGAAAATAGAAAGCTTAGTGATTGAATTGTAGACATATAAAAGAGTAGGTTATGTTGGTTCAAGTTGGACAATGACATGATGTGGTTTCGAAAAATGATAAAG
It includes:
- the LOC103712580 gene encoding FCS-Like Zinc finger 17-like, with the protein product MLPRKKGIFHLGEEGGEAGRTGAGAIRGIKNLTQASEGLVGLRILIQHPGQGSNIVIKSTLKSWRPTPRARQLPKSYQELGFLKACFLCKRELSPQKDVYMYRGDQGFCSEECRCRQILLDERREFEASTRERHGVSHHHHAGSKVRESDRHRRISAAA